Proteins encoded by one window of Streptococcus sanguinis:
- a CDS encoding transporter substrate-binding domain-containing protein codes for MSKKKWIIGGAAVIAIVAATYLGRTLTGASSSKTSSSASGSGKVTTLKVAHTQNYVPYDFVDEKGESDGYEVAVLKAIDEKLPDYQFEYTGTSDEDLLVGLESGKYDIGTKGAWYTEERAKKFIIPKSPIGASIIGFTIRKEDAEKYKTIDDFAKEKGKLVPISPQNAQWAVIEEYNKKHSGAPIDLTAAESFKVADAYAWVLEGRYDAFFDIKLSFEKAVTDKEGSYHQYADQLTWFPYKGIPTYPLLHKNEKNEEFAKAYEKAIKELEKDGTLAKLSEKYFGEDVFSYVDKD; via the coding sequence ATGAGCAAGAAAAAATGGATTATTGGTGGAGCAGCAGTGATTGCTATTGTAGCTGCGACTTACTTGGGCCGGACTTTGACAGGTGCTTCATCTAGCAAGACGAGCAGCTCTGCATCAGGCAGCGGCAAGGTCACGACTTTGAAAGTGGCACATACACAGAACTATGTTCCTTATGACTTTGTGGATGAAAAGGGCGAGTCAGATGGCTATGAGGTTGCTGTTCTCAAGGCCATTGATGAAAAGCTGCCAGACTATCAGTTTGAATATACTGGTACTAGTGATGAGGATCTTTTAGTCGGTCTGGAATCTGGGAAATATGACATCGGAACCAAGGGAGCCTGGTACACCGAAGAGCGGGCGAAGAAGTTCATCATTCCAAAAAGCCCAATCGGCGCTAGCATTATCGGTTTCACTATTCGCAAGGAAGACGCTGAAAAATACAAGACCATTGATGACTTTGCCAAGGAAAAGGGCAAGCTGGTACCAATCTCTCCGCAGAATGCTCAATGGGCCGTTATCGAAGAGTATAACAAAAAGCATAGCGGAGCTCCTATTGATTTGACTGCAGCAGAGTCCTTCAAGGTGGCTGATGCTTATGCTTGGGTTCTGGAAGGACGCTACGATGCTTTCTTTGACATCAAGCTGTCATTTGAAAAAGCTGTGACGGACAAGGAAGGTTCTTACCACCAGTATGCGGATCAACTGACTTGGTTCCCTTACAAGGGGATTCCGACCTATCCACTGCTTCATAAAAACGAAAAAAATGAAGAATTTGCCAAGGCATATGAGAAGGCAATTAAGGAACTGGAAAAAGACGGAACCCTGGCTAAACTATCTGAAAAGTATTTCGGAGAAGATGTCTTCTCTTATGTGGACAAGGATTAG
- a CDS encoding amino acid ABC transporter permease has translation MVSYDLSRVFGLLPSLLQALPTTLWIMFVTALIGSLLGGLLAWAQISEEQSFAGLARGYIFILRCTPPIVLLFLVFYGIPEFLEWWLGLDINNWSRTVFVIITMILLFAAMIAEVFKAAYLAVPKGQTEAGLSIGLTPAQTFLRIVLPQAFRIALPNLTTALLNLMRDAALAYTIGAVDVMGAGQNLISRNLGNYSLETYTAVALIYWGIALVVSLASQLLEKSLTVKER, from the coding sequence ATGGTCTCGTATGACTTATCCCGTGTCTTTGGTCTGCTGCCTAGTCTGCTGCAGGCTCTGCCGACCACTTTATGGATTATGTTTGTGACAGCTTTGATTGGCTCCTTGCTGGGTGGTCTATTGGCTTGGGCTCAGATTTCTGAGGAGCAGTCTTTTGCTGGCCTAGCTAGAGGATATATATTTATCCTTAGATGTACACCGCCTATTGTCTTACTTTTCTTGGTTTTTTATGGCATTCCAGAGTTTTTAGAATGGTGGCTGGGGCTGGATATCAATAATTGGTCGCGGACTGTTTTTGTCATCATCACCATGATTCTGCTCTTTGCGGCCATGATTGCGGAAGTCTTCAAGGCAGCTTATCTTGCTGTTCCCAAGGGGCAGACTGAGGCAGGTCTCAGTATTGGCTTGACACCGGCGCAGACTTTTCTGCGCATCGTCCTGCCACAGGCGTTTCGCATCGCCCTGCCCAATCTGACTACTGCCCTTCTTAATCTCATGAGGGATGCTGCGCTGGCTTATACGATTGGGGCAGTGGATGTCATGGGAGCAGGGCAAAATCTTATCAGTCGTAATCTGGGCAATTATTCCCTAGAAACCTATACAGCGGTGGCCTTGATTTACTGGGGGATTGCCCTAGTGGTTTCGCTGGCTTCCCAGCTTCTGGAAAAAAGTCTGACAGTCAAGGAGAGGTAA
- a CDS encoding amino acid ABC transporter permease, with product MDLNYIVNTFLVTLKGIPVTLIIMVVAILLSFIPALLLALGQIYKVRGVRTFSVVYLAFIRATPPILLILFFYSLFPSLLNQIFKSLGSQVDVFKFNPLYYAFIIYSLMTTGSLSEILRSAILTVDKGQLEAAQAIGLTNFQAYRRIVFPQALRSALPNLANLVINLVKGTSLVFVMTVKDITALAKIEASHSYQYSESYLVIFVIYLIICGLIQWIFRGLEKRYALA from the coding sequence ATGGATTTGAATTATATTGTAAACACCTTTCTGGTTACTTTGAAAGGCATACCAGTAACCCTGATCATTATGGTGGTGGCTATTCTGCTCAGCTTTATTCCGGCTCTGCTTCTAGCTCTGGGACAGATTTATAAAGTTCGGGGTGTTCGGACTTTTTCAGTGGTTTATCTGGCCTTTATTCGGGCGACGCCTCCCATTTTGCTCATTCTCTTTTTCTACAGTCTTTTTCCTAGCTTACTGAATCAAATTTTTAAAAGTCTGGGCAGTCAGGTAGACGTCTTTAAGTTCAATCCGCTTTACTATGCTTTCATCATCTATAGCCTGATGACGACAGGCAGTTTATCGGAAATTCTGCGCTCTGCCATTTTGACGGTGGATAAAGGACAGTTAGAAGCGGCTCAAGCGATTGGTTTAACGAATTTTCAAGCCTATCGGAGAATTGTTTTTCCTCAGGCATTGCGCTCTGCCCTGCCCAATCTGGCCAATCTAGTTATCAATCTAGTCAAGGGAACCTCGCTGGTATTTGTCATGACAGTCAAGGATATCACAGCCCTGGCTAAGATAGAAGCCTCCCATTCTTACCAATATTCAGAGTCTTATCTGGTGATTTTTGTTATTTATCTCATTATTTGTGGCTTGATTCAGTGGATTTTTAGGGGCTTGGAAAAACGCTACGCTCTTGCTTAG
- a CDS encoding amino acid ABC transporter ATP-binding protein, protein MLEVKHISKRFGEHQVLADVSLKVNQGDVVVILGPSGSGKTTFLRCLNHLEKADSGQQTLSGKDYDLAKLSKKEILEIRRKTAFVFQHYNLFANKTALENILEGLVIARKIPREEALKIAEESLKRVGLLAYKDYYPSQLSGGQQQRIGIARAIAVKPDVILLDEPTSALDPELVGEVLSVMKQLAQEGVTMVVVTHEMSFARDVANHVIFMDGGHIIEENPPQEFFSSPKEERTQQFLSRILSDASYSVEYMI, encoded by the coding sequence ATGTTAGAAGTAAAACATATCTCCAAACGATTTGGAGAGCACCAGGTGCTGGCAGATGTCAGTCTCAAGGTCAATCAAGGTGACGTTGTGGTTATTCTGGGACCCTCAGGCTCTGGGAAAACAACATTTCTGCGCTGTCTGAATCACTTAGAAAAAGCGGATAGCGGCCAGCAGACTTTGTCTGGTAAGGACTATGATTTGGCTAAACTCAGCAAAAAGGAGATTTTGGAAATTCGTAGAAAGACAGCCTTTGTCTTCCAGCATTATAATCTCTTTGCCAATAAAACTGCCCTTGAAAATATCTTAGAGGGCTTAGTGATCGCTCGTAAGATACCGAGGGAAGAAGCGCTTAAGATTGCGGAAGAGTCCTTGAAGCGCGTGGGACTCTTGGCCTACAAGGACTACTATCCTTCGCAGCTATCAGGCGGCCAGCAGCAGCGGATAGGGATTGCCCGTGCCATTGCTGTTAAGCCAGATGTCATCCTGCTGGATGAACCAACTTCGGCTCTAGATCCGGAACTGGTCGGCGAAGTCCTCAGTGTCATGAAGCAGTTGGCTCAGGAGGGAGTGACCATGGTCGTTGTGACCCACGAGATGAGCTTTGCCCGTGATGTGGCCAACCATGTCATATTTATGGACGGAGGTCACATCATCGAAGAAAACCCTCCTCAGGAATTCTTCAGCAGTCCAAAGGAAGAGCGGACCCAACAGTTTCTGTCCCGCATTCTGTCCGATGCCAGCTATAGTGTAGAGTATATGATTTAA